A DNA window from Impatiens glandulifera chromosome 7, dImpGla2.1, whole genome shotgun sequence contains the following coding sequences:
- the LOC124946072 gene encoding uncharacterized protein LOC124946072, whose translation MAPHGESVLSSAYVAPSKNFKSVKPPSLSTTDCGGGSLRRTLSDMVGGSRTDLICETLPVISEVETAKCECCGMCEEYTPEYIERVKAKFFMKWICGLCAEAVKEEVEKNGGDKEKALKDHISACVRFNKFGRAFPVLCQAEAMREMLKKSSCRVRTKSVSPRDHKTRMKSGGIARSSSCMPSLTREINDLTISN comes from the coding sequence ATGGCACCCCACGGAGAATCCGTTCTTAGCTCGGCTTATGTTGCCCCGTCCAAGAACTTCAAGTCCGTCAAACCGCCTAGCCTCTCCACTACCGATTGTGGTGGTGGCAGTCTCCGAAGGACACTTTCAGACATGGTGGGAGGGTCTCGAACAGACTTAATATGCGAGACCCTCCCAGTAATATCAGAGGTAGAAACCGCAAAGTGTGAATGTTGTGGGATGTGCGAAGAATATACGCCGGAGTACATAGAGCGCGTCAAGGCAAAGTTCTTCATGAAATGGATATGTGGATTGTGTGCCGAGGCAGTGAAGGAGGAGGTGGAGAAGAATGGTGGAGATAAAGAGAAGGCGTTGAAAGATCATATTAGTGCTTGTGTTCGGTTCAATAAGTTCGGTAGGGCTTTCCCGGTTTTGTGTCAAGCCGAGGCAATGAGGGAGATGTTGAAGAAGAGTAGTTGTAGGGTTAGGACAAAGTCGGTTAGCCCGAGGGATCATAAAACCAGGATGAAGAGCGGTGGGATTGCTCGAAGCTCTAGTTGTATGCCGTCACTCACAAGGGAGATCAATGACCTTACTATATCCAACTAA
- the LOC124910330 gene encoding uncharacterized protein LOC124910330, giving the protein MEPNNIPMTTKGFWNILRGVLLVLRNGAISKRKLLMFDLNIMFKRGKLASKNMMHNLVFHHHNHNHNHNHNQIPSTPSFVGGPDEYEFSCDNTPAHTSFPLSFLVSKRKQHGAPPAHSNFFSCANAPQTVEEDINEDDYAIAQSPAMAAFLRSPMAKEIMYEYNSEASSPALPGFGRTPMVRQLRITDSPYQINDIGDVENSRVDAKADEFIAMFYEQLRKQNSMGRRMR; this is encoded by the coding sequence ATGGAACCAAACAATATACCTATGACAACAAAGGGGTTTTGGAACATCCTAAGAGGTGTTCTCTTGGTGTTGAGGAATGGCGCCATTTCCAAGCGAAAACTACTAATGTTCGATCTAAACATCATGTTCAAGAGAGGCAAGCTCGCGAGCAAGAACATGATGCATAACCTCGTGTTTCATCATCACAACCACAACCACAACCACAACCACAACCAGATCCCTTCTACGCCTTCTTTTGTCGGGGGACCAGATGAATACGAGTTCAGTTGCGACAACACGCCCGCACACACCTCCTTCCCTTTGTCCTTCTTAGTCTCCAAACGCAAGCAACATGGAGCTCCCCCGGCCCACTCCAACTTCTTCTCGTGCGCAAACGCCCCACAAACCGTGGAAGAGGATATTAATGAAGATGATTACGCGATCGCTCAATCTCCTGCGATGGCAGCCTTTCTTAGGAGTCCGATGGCAAAGGAAATTATGTATGAGTACAATAGCGAGGCTTCTTCACCGGCACTTCCAGGATTTGGTCGGACTCCTATGGTGAGACAATTGAGGATAACTGATTCGCCTTATCAGATTAACGATATTGGAGATGTTGAGAACTCTCGTGTGGATGCAAAGGCGGATGAATTTATTGCGATGTTCTATGAACAACTGAGGAAACAAAATTCAATGGGCCGAAGAATGAGGTGA